The stretch of DNA GCTTGCGCCCGCGACGCTACCGCCAGAGCTAAAAAACGCCGAGTCGATAGTTTTTAAAAGCTCGGCTTCTAGTTCTTTGCCGAAACAAGAGGTTATGACGTACTCTTGCCCCTCAAAGGTAAAACGGCCTATATAGTTACCGTCTTCGCACTTTTTAAGGATATAGTGCGCATCTTCTTCTTGGTGCGTTTTTTTATTTTTTACTATTTTCGGCTTAAATTTATCATGACGTCCATATAGAAAGATGATATCAGTTTTGCCTTTTGCCAGCTTGTCAAAGGTGATTTCTTTTTTATAATCTTCTTGGCTGCAGAGGCTATTATCTTTAAACATCGCATTAGCCTATGAAAATTTCCCTAGCTATATTTAGCTTATCTTTCGCGTCACGGTCACCAAACTGCGTTCTTATATACTCTCTCAAGATAGGCTCTATATGTCTGTTCCATATCTCTTCTTCGTTTAACACCTCTTTTCTTAAAAAATACGAATGCCCTATCTCATAAGCTCTACCTAAATTTAAGCCATCTGTTTTTTTGCTACCCTTTAGCTGGTACTCTTCTTTAGTGATGTAGTTATTTAAACTTTCACATTTTGTCTTGTAAGCTTCATCCGTAGCATTTTCTACAACCCCATAATCGCATCCCATCAAGACCCACGCAAAGCGCCTTCTAAGAGCTAAGTCAAAGCAGTCGATACTCTTATCCACATCGTTCATCATGCCTATGAAATAGATATTTGCAGGTATATAAAATTTAGTTTGCAAATTACCGTAATCAATGCAAAGCGATTTTTTGCTAGCATCCAATGCTATTATGTTTTCCATAAGTGCAGAATTTTTTATTTTTATGGCACTGCTTTTTCCGCGGTAATTCTCCTCCAAAAGTGATAACGTTTCGCCAAATACCGCTGCTATGTCGGCTCTATTTATCTCATCAACTATGAAAAAGAAATTTTCTTTTTCATTTTGCGCCGCTTTTAAGCAAAATTCTTTAAATACGCCGTTTGTCAAAGCTAAATTTAAATTTCCGTTTTGTATGCCGATAGGTTTTATGCCGTCTATAAAATCCTCGTATTCAAAACCGCTATGAAACTGTACCCACTCGGTTCTAGCGTGGTTCGGATCTAAAATATCAAGGCAGTCTTTTACGAATTTCGTCTTGCCGGTTCCAGGCGCACCGTAGTAGATGATGTTTTTAGAACCCTTAGTAAGCTCTCTTAGAACTTTATTTTTAATAATTATGCCGATAGCTTCCCAAATAGCTTTTCTAGAATCCGCAAAAATTCCAAAGAGGTCGCCCAAAATTTCTCTTAACTCATCATCGGTTAATTGCTCTCCGCTTCCATCGTTACTCCAATTAATATTGGACAGCAACAAGCAAAGTATTTGATGGATTTTAAAGCATACATCTAATCTTAATTCATATTTGCTATCTAAATTTTTGATGCCACTTTGGGTATAGACGTAAAAACTATTTTTACCGTCTCTAAAATACTCTATTAATTTTTGAAAGATATTAAGATAAAAGATGGTATATCCCTCTTTGTCTAGCGCAAAATTACAAACCACTAATAATTCGTAAAAGCCACCATATAAAATATTAAAATCGTTTTTTTCTAAGAAATCATTGCTAGTTCCGTCGTTTTTATACTTATCTAGCAATACATTAAAGTGCTTATTGATATTTTCATCTCTAAATTTATTTCCACTTCCATCTATATCAAATTTTATGCCGAGATCTTGGTAGTCGGTTATATCTTTACAGATATCAAGTATATTAGCCTTTGAGCCGTCATAGTCGTAGTAATCCTCAAGCTTACTTACGGTAGCATTGCTAACCTTTGATAGCGATACGCCTTTGCTGTCCCTATATGCTATAACATCCCCCTTGCGAGCATCCCAATCAAAATCCTTAAACACTTTCAAATTTCCCTTGCAGTTGACGATCCTACTAAAAATCTCATTTATCTTTAGTATCTGCTCAGCTGTAAAGTTACTCATTTTATTCTCCTAAATTTTAAAAAGCTCCCGCAAAGGGAGCAAAAGGCTTTTTCAAAGCGTCACCATTAGGTCTGAATTTCTTAAAAAAGAAATTTCAAAGATCAATCCTGTCGGACGCACCGTACGAAGTAGCTACCAGAAGCTTTGTCCCAATCAGCGCGACCGCTCAAGAAATTCGCGAACGCTATAAAAGACGAGTCGATATCACCTATGGTAGAGCTCCAGTACCATGGATAGCCGGATTTTGCTATGTATTTAAAAGCGGTATTTAGAGTGGATTCGGATCTTGTTTCATTCGCTATGCTTAGTAGCTCCGTTATGGTTGGTAGCCTCCAGTCTTTGTATCCGGCTAGGTTTACTATCTTACAGTATTCTTGCGCCTGCCCCCACGTTCCTTTAAAAATTTGTTTCTCATCCTGCCACATTAGTCTTCCCAGATTCTTTTCGCTACATATCACTACGTTTTTATCATCATCTCGGTAGCACGCAATGCTTAACTCCTCTGCGTGAAGCAGTCCGCAAAGCAGCAAAGATATAGTTATGTATTTTTTCATCCATCTTCCTTTACTTTTTTAAAGTTATATATCACTTGGATATTTTCTCGGCTTTCGTTTATCAAAGCCACCTTTTGCCTTAGCCTATTAGAGTTAGCCCATTTTATATGAGCTAGAAACGAAAAAAAATTATCTATCTCTTTTTTTATCCATTTTTCTTTCTTGTTTTACTTGAAATTAGACCTATTAACCTGAGATGATGTATGTTGGTTTATAAACACTATCGCTATTTAAGAATAAATTTACTATATGGATAATTTTATTAGAATTATTCTTATTGAATACTTAATTCATATAGTATTTTTTTATCAATTATACTTCTTTAATTTAGAGCAATTTTAAAGAGTATAAAATGCAAATTTATGAAAGAATAAATGCGATCTTAAGAAGTAAAAAGTTAAAGAAAAAGGACTTTGTCCAAAAATTTATAGATCTTGAACCTAGGCTAAAAAGCACAGGCGAAGTGCCGTCCTTGCCATCTATATATAACTATCTCAATGGAAATAGAGAGATCAAAGCCGAGCTTATACCTTATATAGCAAAAGCTCTTGATGTAAGCGAACAAGAACTTTTTATAGACGACCTTAATATCTCAAGCTTTTTAAAAGATATAGCTAGTAAGTGTAACTACAACGATAAAGAATATGCAAATT from Campylobacter concisus encodes:
- a CDS encoding McrB family protein — encoded protein: MSNFTAEQILKINEIFSRIVNCKGNLKVFKDFDWDARKGDVIAYRDSKGVSLSKVSNATVSKLEDYYDYDGSKANILDICKDITDYQDLGIKFDIDGSGNKFRDENINKHFNVLLDKYKNDGTSNDFLEKNDFNILYGGFYELLVVCNFALDKEGYTIFYLNIFQKLIEYFRDGKNSFYVYTQSGIKNLDSKYELRLDVCFKIHQILCLLLSNINWSNDGSGEQLTDDELREILGDLFGIFADSRKAIWEAIGIIIKNKVLRELTKGSKNIIYYGAPGTGKTKFVKDCLDILDPNHARTEWVQFHSGFEYEDFIDGIKPIGIQNGNLNLALTNGVFKEFCLKAAQNEKENFFFIVDEINRADIAAVFGETLSLLEENYRGKSSAIKIKNSALMENIIALDASKKSLCIDYGNLQTKFYIPANIYFIGMMNDVDKSIDCFDLALRRRFAWVLMGCDYGVVENATDEAYKTKCESLNNYITKEEYQLKGSKKTDGLNLGRAYEIGHSYFLRKEVLNEEEIWNRHIEPILREYIRTQFGDRDAKDKLNIAREIFIG
- a CDS encoding DUF1566 domain-containing protein, yielding MKKYITISLLLCGLLHAEELSIACYRDDDKNVVICSEKNLGRLMWQDEKQIFKGTWGQAQEYCKIVNLAGYKDWRLPTITELLSIANETRSESTLNTAFKYIAKSGYPWYWSSTIGDIDSSFIAFANFLSGRADWDKASGSYFVRCVRQD